Proteins from a single region of Gasterosteus aculeatus chromosome 20, fGasAcu3.hap1.1, whole genome shotgun sequence:
- the LOC120811222 gene encoding NACHT, LRR and PYD domains-containing protein 1 homolog isoform X2, whose translation MSLGETKVEAMASLIELLLETVMDLTSSEFKRFQQFLLNEIDFDRPSSDFPWRLLSRRDKQDTVFLMVLSYGQQSLTMIKEHLKYFERTDLKNKLPPSSPGPKKKSSKVERPALIQKVATMAAVKQVLLETVTGFRNKELQKFKELLQLIVSQREHQWIWFGPSDAADTVDEMMQTYGRRSLDLTREVMEKMNRSDLMQKLSASSLGLTEEPSVEKHHAALSKQRLKIQTAAVEMSLLPKVKALSIEEFEKFKWLLQFTYFKKSLPNISWSTLEWAETAYQLVVLMEHKPQSLEVTEEVLMDMRIVPEETLPETSWGLKELGWKSSEEIPISSPIPSKSRRYRTTRYRNIKQCWSEKVLKEMESSLSSSNTSSGFKEPSRSCESISDSGEWTQLEPEEDRKGTDEAPTYSLQSEAGSFECSVSGLRWICNGTVSFKYQFLYMGSHEVLMERIRSLQYMPAGPLMDITVIAGKFDEVYLRHWICIENNPEILDKFAVLHIEDCGDDVEKVSQVTLSHVKLSEPVFSLKMLLVRWGCRFEVDCNVLIYKTNTDFLTLHVYLIPRDLGLQQELDKRMLSYGYKLIRKPHPEKSLKMKDCFILTADLEKAEISPETLMLRYESTDPNFFEVFIDNPETNFKLKLSKENESQAVWTCAIRKDVYQSTAGAAGVNTPARDGSAEKHFVDKHRTALINRVTNVAPILDDLIDEEVISKGHYDEIMALTTRRDRMRELCDLLDGSGRAGKDLFYKILEKKEKFLMKDLQKKE comes from the exons ATGTCGTTGGGGGAGACGAAG GTGGAAGCGATGGCGTCTCTTATTGAGCTGCTTTTGGAAACTGTGATGGATTTGACTTCCTCAGAGTTCAAGCGTTTTCAGCAGTTTCTCCTGAATGAAATTGACTTCGACAGACCTTCCTCAGACTTCCCGTGGAGGCTACTGAGCAGGAGAGACAAGCAGGACACCGTGTTTTTAATGGTGCTGAGCTACGGCCAACAGTCTTTGACGATGATTAAGGAGCATTTAAAGTATTTCGAGAGGACCGATCTGAAGAATAAATTGCCTCCAAGCAGCCCGGGACCCAAAA AGAAAAGTTCCAAAGTAGAGCGACCTGCACTGATCCAGAAA GTAGCAACAATGGCGGCAGTGAAACAGGTGCTTTTGGAAACCGTCACTGGTTTTAGGAACAAGGAGCTCCAGAAATTCAAGGAGCTCCTGCAGTTGATTGTCTCCCAGAGGGAACACCAATGGATCTGGTTTGGACCGAGTGACGCTGCAGACACGGTGGACGAGATGATGCAGACTTATGGCCGACGCTCTCTGGATTTAACGAGAGAAGTCATGGAGAAAATGAACAGGAGCGATCTGATGCAGAAATTGTCAGCGTCCAGCTTAGGACTCACAG aGGAACCTTCTGTGGAAAAACATCACGCTGCACTGTCAAAGCAAAGA TTGAAAATACAAACAGCAGCTGTGGAAATGAGTCTTCTACCAAAAGTCAAAGCGTTGAGTATCGAGGAGTTTGAGAAATTCAAGTGGCTGCTGCAGTTCACGTACTTCAAGAAGAGTCTCCCGAACATCTCATGGAGCACACTGGAATGGGCAGAAACTGCATATCAACTCGTAGTGCTGATGGAGCACAAGCCACAGTCTCTTGAGGTGACCGAGGAGGTTCTAATGGACATGAGGATCGTCCCAGAGGAGACGTTGCCAGAGACCAGCTGGGGACTCAAAG AGTTGGGATGGAAAAGTTCTGAAGAAATTCCTATTTCCTCCCCTATACCG AGCAAATCACGACGATACCGTACGACGagatatagaaatataaaacaatgttgGTCGGAGAAGGTTTTAAAGGAGATGGAATCATCACTGAGTTCATCTAATACCAGCTCAGGATTCAAAG AGCCTTCAAGAAGTTGTGAAAGCATCAGC GACTCTGGTGAATGGACTCAACTGGAACCTGAAGAGGACAGGAAAGGTACTGATGAGGCTCCAACTTACAG CCTGCAGTCCGAAGCGGGAAGCTTTGAATGCAGCGTCTCTGGCTTGCGCTGGATCTGCAATGGAACGGTCAGCTTTAAGTACCAGTTTCTCTACATGGGGTCTCATGAAGTCCTCATGGAGAGGATCCGAAGCCTGCAATACATGCCTGCAGGTCCCCTGATGGACATCACAGTGATTGCTGGGAAGTTTGATGAAGTGTACCTGCGACACTGGATCTGCATCG AAAACAATCCTGAGATATTGGACAAGTTCGCAGTCCTGCACATAGAGGACTGTGGAGATGATGTGGAAAAAGTGTCCCAGGTCACATTGTCCCATGTCAAGCTGTCTGAGCCTGTTTTCTCTCTAAAAATGCTCCTGGTGAGATGGGGTTGTCGATTCGAAGTTGACTGTAACGTGTTGATATACAAGACCAACACGGACTTCCTCACGCTCCATGTGTACCTGATCCCACGTGATCTGGGTCTGCAGCAg GAATTGGACAAGAGGATGTTGTCCTATGGATACAAACTCATCCGAAAGCCACACCCAGAGAAGTCCCTGAAAATGAAGGATTGTTTCATCTTAACCGCAGATTTGGAAAAAGCAGAGATTTCTCCTGAG ACCTTGATGCTCCGGTACGAAAGCACAGACCCAAATTTCTTCGAAGTGTTCATTGACAATCCAGAAACAAACTTTAAGCTCAAGctctcaaaagaaaatgagagtCAAGCAGTTTGGACCTGTGCAATTCGCAAAG aTGTATACCAAAGCACTG CCGGAGCAGCTGGTGTGAACACCCCGGCGCGAGATGGCAGCGCAG AGAAACACTTTGTGGATAAACACAGAACTGCGCTGATCAACAGAGTGACCAACGTTGCGCCCATTTTGGATGACCTCATCGATGAAGAAGTCATCTCGAAGGGGCATTATGATGAAATCATGGCTCTCACTACTAGGAGGGATCGGATGAGGGAGCTCTGTGATCTCCTGGACGGTTCTGGACGTGCCGGCAAAGACCTCTTCTACAAAATCCtcgagaagaaggagaaatttCTCATGAAAGATCTTCAGAAAAAGGAGTGA